One Armatimonadota bacterium genomic window carries:
- the tnpA gene encoding IS200/IS605 family transposase gives MSTYLSLNVHIVFSTKNRNPYLQGELQTRAHEYMGGTVRGLGAIPLEIGGVEDHVHLLLRIKATHSISNLVQEIKKASTNRLQEDVRDFAWQGGYAALSVGYSEIAEVTKYIQNQVEHHRKMTFAEERLEILKLAGIEYDPRFLD, from the coding sequence ATGTCGACATACCTTAGCCTCAATGTCCACATTGTATTCAGCACGAAGAATCGAAATCCGTACCTACAAGGCGAACTGCAGACGAGAGCGCACGAATATATGGGTGGAACCGTTCGAGGGCTAGGGGCCATTCCTCTTGAAATTGGCGGGGTCGAAGATCATGTTCATCTGCTTCTTCGCATCAAAGCAACCCATTCAATATCTAATCTGGTGCAGGAAATCAAAAAGGCATCGACAAACCGCTTACAAGAAGATGTCCGAGATTTTGCTTGGCAGGGTGGTTATGCGGCTTTGTCCGTTGGCTACAGCGAAATCGCCGAAGTAACCAAGTACATCCAGAACCAAGTCGAACATCATCGGAAAATGACCTTTGCTGAGGAGCGCTTGGAGATATTGAAGCTGGCGGGGATCGAGTACGATCCCCGGTTTCTGGACTAG